A single window of Sporosarcina sp. Marseille-Q4943 DNA harbors:
- the yqiS gene encoding phosphate butyryltransferase: MSSLDALVEKTASSGTHVVSVACAADRGVLEAVEMAIMKGIASFLLFDDEERLRLTIKDHFPELDGHPYITLIHVDSKEEAAEKSVRAVSSGDAQVLMKGNLPTAIILKAVLNGDYGLRTGKVLSHVAAFEVDGYDRLLFVTDAGMNIAPNLEEKAQIIRNAVAAAKACGVEMPIVAPLAAIETINPVMVPTTDAASLVVMNQRGQIKDCVIDGPLALDNAVSIESAKHKGITSETAGLADILVVPSIEAGNILYKSLMYFAKAKVGGIIQGAKAPIVLTSRSDSAESKLYSLALAIQTSKN, from the coding sequence ATGTCATCACTAGATGCTTTGGTTGAAAAAACGGCTTCTTCCGGAACGCACGTCGTGTCCGTCGCATGCGCCGCGGATAGGGGAGTCCTTGAAGCAGTGGAAATGGCAATTATGAAAGGAATCGCATCTTTTCTACTCTTTGATGATGAAGAACGATTACGTCTAACAATCAAAGATCATTTTCCTGAATTGGACGGACATCCATACATCACTCTTATACACGTCGACAGCAAGGAAGAGGCGGCTGAAAAGTCTGTACGTGCCGTATCAAGCGGTGATGCACAGGTTTTAATGAAAGGCAACTTGCCGACCGCTATCATCCTGAAAGCCGTTTTAAATGGAGATTACGGGTTGCGGACCGGGAAAGTATTGTCCCATGTTGCTGCATTTGAAGTGGACGGCTATGATCGGTTGCTTTTCGTCACAGATGCAGGCATGAATATTGCGCCTAACTTGGAAGAAAAAGCGCAAATCATACGGAACGCAGTAGCTGCTGCAAAGGCATGCGGTGTGGAAATGCCGATTGTCGCCCCGCTTGCAGCGATCGAAACGATCAACCCGGTGATGGTGCCCACAACCGATGCAGCATCGCTTGTCGTCATGAATCAAAGAGGGCAGATTAAGGATTGTGTCATTGACGGTCCTCTTGCCTTGGATAATGCGGTGTCCATCGAATCTGCAAAACACAAAGGGATTACGAGCGAAACTGCGGGATTAGCCGATATTCTTGTAGTGCCTTCAATTGAAGCCGGAAATATATTATATAAATCACTCATGTATTTCGCAAAGGCGAAAGTCGGCGGCATCATACAAGGCGCAAAGGCTCCGATTGTACTGACATCGAGGTCAGATAGCGCAGAAAGCAAGCTTTATTCATTGGCATTAGCCATACAGACATCAAAAAACTAA
- a CDS encoding Glu/Leu/Phe/Val dehydrogenase → MEIFKYMETHDYEQLVICQDKTSGLKAIIAIHDTTLGPALGGTRMWTYASEEEAIEDALRLAKGMTYKNAAAGLDLGGGKTVIIGNPKTDKNPEMFRAFGRFIEGLNGRYITAEDVGTTEEDMDLIHLETDYVTGVSAEFGSSGNPSPVTAFGVYKGMKAAAKEAFGNDSLEGRTVAVQGVGNVAYKLCEYLHEEGAKLIVTDINKEAVQRAVEAFGATAVETDEIYSQDADIFAPCALGAIINDETIPQFKVKVIAGSANNQLKNPEHGDTIHEMGIVYAPDYVINSGGVINVADELAGYNRERALKRVAGIYDTIEKIFAISKRDNIPSYVAADRLAEERIARVAKSRGQFLQKEKSVLNRKK, encoded by the coding sequence ATGGAAATTTTTAAATATATGGAAACTCACGATTACGAACAGTTGGTTATTTGCCAAGATAAAACTTCAGGATTGAAGGCAATCATCGCAATCCACGATACAACATTAGGTCCTGCTCTAGGCGGCACCCGCATGTGGACATACGCAAGTGAAGAAGAAGCAATCGAGGATGCACTCCGATTAGCAAAAGGAATGACTTATAAAAATGCAGCGGCAGGACTTGATTTAGGCGGCGGCAAGACAGTTATCATCGGTAATCCGAAAACGGATAAAAACCCAGAGATGTTCCGCGCATTCGGCCGATTCATTGAAGGGTTGAACGGAAGATATATTACTGCGGAGGACGTTGGCACGACAGAAGAGGATATGGATCTGATCCATTTGGAAACAGATTATGTAACAGGCGTTTCCGCGGAGTTCGGTTCATCGGGCAACCCGTCCCCTGTAACGGCGTTCGGTGTATACAAAGGGATGAAGGCTGCGGCTAAGGAAGCATTCGGAAATGATTCCCTTGAAGGCAGGACGGTTGCAGTACAAGGCGTCGGAAACGTTGCTTATAAGCTTTGTGAATACTTGCATGAAGAAGGTGCAAAGCTCATTGTCACCGATATTAATAAGGAAGCGGTCCAACGCGCCGTTGAGGCTTTTGGTGCAACCGCTGTCGAAACGGATGAAATCTATTCGCAAGATGCGGATATTTTCGCACCGTGTGCATTAGGAGCAATCATCAATGACGAAACGATTCCTCAATTCAAAGTGAAAGTGATCGCAGGTTCAGCGAATAATCAATTGAAAAATCCGGAGCATGGCGATACCATCCATGAAATGGGCATCGTCTACGCACCCGACTATGTCATCAACTCAGGCGGCGTCATCAATGTGGCAGATGAGCTTGCAGGCTACAACCGGGAACGGGCATTGAAACGGGTAGCGGGCATTTACGATACAATTGAAAAGATTTTCGCAATCTCCAAGCGTGATAACATCCCTTCCTATGTTGCGGCTGATCGTCTTGCAGAGGAACGGATCGCACGGGTTGCCAAATCACGTGGCCAATTCCTGCAAAAGGAAAAAAGCGTTCTTAATCGAAAAAAATAA